The genomic region CAGGCCGTTGTAATACATTTGCGTCTTCTGGTGAGCAAAGTGCTTCAGAGAATCCCACTGGCTTCCACTTTGCGTGTTCATGTACTACGCGGAGAAAGTCTATCAGTATCGAGCACCGCACATGAACGAAATTATCTCAGCGAACACGCACCACTTCATCATCGAACCCGGCGATGGCGCCCTTGGTCGCAGCTCTCGTGTCGATGACCTTTTGCTCGAACTTCCTCCTACCGAATCCGGGAAACTCCACGTTGTCCGAGAGGCACCAGTCGAGCTGGACGTGCTGGCCCGTTCGAATCTCAGATGATGCTTGCCGCACGACATCTGGCGTCAGTAAGTTCAGCGTTCCGACTTGGTCTTTCACGCCATTCTTGTCGAATAGGCCCCAAGCACAGCCTTGTGGTTGGCCTTCGACTTTCGGTAGTTGGTCAAAGGTTGGAAAGGTGAAGTGTGGCTGTCCGGTCAACGTATCTGCTACAGCTGACAGTCGTTCCTTGGCCTTCTGAGCCAGCGGGGGACTTTTGCCGTCTGTCATGGCTACGACGTTGGGATGCGTCGATTGAACCTTGATGGAGTCTCTGTAAAACGATATTATCACTTACATTGCTGCAGTGCAGTCATGGCCGAAGCGGGGACCGGTTTCAGCACCTCGGCCTAGCCTTTGGAATCATCATGATTGAGCGACTGCGTCTTGCCGTCCCATCAAGCTCAGCACGTAGCTGTGGAAAGCCGTCGCCTGTGGAGCAAATGCTCTCGCTACATCGAACGAGCGCTTGCTCAAACATGTGTCGCAGCGATGTGCGTCTCTGGAATATCGCGACGAGGCGAGCAAGGAGGTGCCGCATGTGCTTTCAAGTTTCCCGGACTGTGGCTATCAGCGAATGGTTCTTGATGCCCTCATTCGCATGGCTCGCGGGTATACAAACATGCTGGCGAAGTTGTTGGTGTAGGATCTTTTCACAGAGAGAACGTGGCGCTTAGAAACACAGCCTGTCGTCACGTGTGTCTCGTACATGTAAGCACCTCCTTGGTCATGGGAAAGTCGGCATGGATCCTTCAGGCGACAGCGACCAGCGGCTGAGCCACCTCACCAAGTGACATCTCCCTCACAAGGCAACTTCTCTCTTTCCAACTCTCACTCTCCTTCACAGCAACAACTCTTTCCTTGGTTTCAACTTCTTTCATACTCGAATACTGACCTACCGACACCGCCAAACATGTCCGGTGTTCACGGCCAGGTGCTGCAGCACCTCGTGAAGCGTGGCGTTGAAGCCGCGCAATCGCACTTCGCAGGACCAAAGCAGGAGTACATGCAACAACTGCAGCACGATGCCGAGCTCTACGATCAGGCTGGCCCGGAAATGGAGGTCACACCCTGGGAGATGCTGCCCATCGTCATCACTGGACTCTTGACGATGCTCTTGGTCGCTTCGGTAGGTTGCATGATCCGATTAGTGCAAGAGGGTCGATGCTAACATGTGGTATAGATCCGATACACTATCGGCGAAGTGATGGCATCACTGACCATGATCGAGTCGCAAACGAGCACCGCTATCATCGAGGACAAGCCGCCAGCCTACGCCGACGAGCCCGACGCACCACTCGAGAAGGAGTCTCTCCTGCCAGCTGAGGCCGAGGCAGACGTCGAGGTCACATTGATCAGGAACACACCAATTACCGCGAACATTACAACGACTATTGAACACTTGCAACGGGTTGGAGGGTTCCGTGCTCGATGGAGGGGTCTTGGTGTCAGCATGGTCTACCACTTCCTCCATGCGACAATCAGCAACTTCCTGTCTGCGCTGCTCGGACTCGGTATCTTCGGCCACGCGCTTGTCTACATCTTCACATCAGTCAGCTTGGCTCGCCTCCACTTGGTCTGGACACACGCGATGATCGCACAGCCATCTGCCAAGCCATTCTGGCGCCGCATTGTTCCCCGAAAGCAAGCCAAGGCCATCCTCTTGCCAGCCTTCGTCTTTGCAGCTGCTCAGCAAGCTACCTGCATCCTGCCGGTCGCGGTCGCCTTCATGGTTGGTCTGCCAGATGTACAGAAGGAGCACGTCGTGCAGGCTGCGCAGCACAAGGACTGTGCTATGATCGGCCTTTTGAGCCTGCGCTTCCTTGCTGTCCCAGCTACTGGGCTCTTCGTGGCATTCATGATCCTGCTGCCAGCGACGGTCACCCTCACCCGCATCGAGGCCCTTCTTCTCCCAGAGAACGAGGACACGATCGTGCCTTTCGATCGCCAGGCCATCGTCGGCGGCATTGACATGACCGCTCGCGGCAGCTCGAAGCAGCTCTTCGTCAACGCATGGCGCTCTTTCGACCGTACATCTCGGTGGAGGCTGATCAAGCTCTACGTGAAGATGGTCTTCATCCAGATTGCCGTCATCTTCACTGCCGTCCACCTCATGGCAGCAGAGCTTTACGTCATTGGTGGCGAGCGATTGGGCGTGTTGGCTAAGAGTGCCGTTGCTCAGATGCAGCTTATCGCCATCGAGGCTCACAAGAACCAAGTTGCAAACTAAGCGAGAGAAAGATCTGTATATCTACCAAGCCTAACATGAAAGGCGCCACTCCCTAAAGTGAGATTGAATATCAGCGATAGCATAGCACTAGCGATTGAGAATGAGAGCAGTCACATTGCAGGTTGTCTACAAGCTTACAGTGTTTTATCACAAGCTTACATGTGCAGCACTCCTCACTCGTGTAGTTGTTTCTGACATTAGGCAGAAGTACCGCTCTTTCCTTTCGAAACAACCTTCCAATGACAACCACTCGAAGGCAGGTACAAAGCGGTATGGATACCTAGACAGCTGCTGTCCTCAGACTACCACCCACTTCGCCTCATTCCCACCATCTTCCACCATGCTCGCAGCCAAGCTCATTCGACCTATCCGATCAGCATTCCGAAGCATCTATTCACAGTTCCTTGCCTCGATTATGCAAAATCGCGATCTCGAAAGCGGCCAGCCCTCCACGCCACCAGCAGCCCACTCCGCGCCTCAAAACCACTCCGACCCTGTGGGTGAAACCCACTTCGACCCTGTGGATGACGAAAATGATCGCCTTCTCAACCACGAGGAAGGGGAAGAGGAAGAGGACGCTCCCCAAAATCCACTACCGACCAAGCGCCCAACGAGCCTCCTCACTGTATGGCTCCGCACAAAACCCGTGGGACCACGAGGTCTATTGCGCAACATTCGTCGTCTGAATGCCGAACTCGTTACGGGAGCGTGTCTCTTATTCGGTGCCGCCGTTCTTTCCGCGTATGTCCTCTACTGGACGCGGACAACGGTTCATCCTTGGCGATCCCTTGAAGTGGTAGCTGTGGTGGGTGGAGGAATTCTTGGGATTATAATAGCTACCTGGGGTGCTGTTATCGGGTTCTGCTCTGGATTTGATACAAGAGGCGATGTGACCAAGGAGCATGTGGCGTATGCGGTGTGGAAGGCGATTTTCATCACAGTGCTTGGCGGGATTCTGCATGTGTTGTTCGCGGGAATGCCGCATACGGTTGATGGCTGGTGGATGTTTATGGCACCAGGGTGGTGTATTGGTTTGGCTCTTGGGTTCTTGACGTATCCGAGCGAGACGAGCGATGTTGACCAGACCGTGTTGCGCTGAGTTATTATACGTGGAAAGGTTCCGGAGGAACACAGCCTGACTAGACTCTGGAAAATATTCATACTTTCGATAGCTCGGACTGCTGCGCTGAGCATAGTCTATCTTCATGCAACGGGGAATAAAATACTCAGTCTCAAGCATACCATCATTACACCGCACGCCGTGACACCTTTTGCCGGGCCCAAGCGCCGCTGCTATGAACCACCGCATCGTACCAAACGCCGCAGCTCTGAGTCACCAACGATCAATCTACTTCTTGCGAGGTGCTCTGCCCTTCGCCTTTGAAGCACCACCAGAGGCGGTCGTGTCGACACTAGCAGCACGAGAAGTACCGTTTGGTGTACCCTTTGCGCCGTTGACGGCCTTGTTCTGCAATGTATGTTAGTGACGGTCAAACCTGACGACTTCGAAGCGACTTACCTTGGCACTACCAAGACCAAGTGATGTCCTGGCAGTCTTGCCCTTCTTCGGCGCTGGAGCATCTTCCTCGTCTTCATCCTCTTCGGCGGCACGCTTGTTCTCCTTGCCACCTTCCATCTCCCTCGTCACAGTCGTGATCAAGGTCTGACAACGCCTGCCAAGCTCCTGTGGCGTCCTTGACAAGAAGAACCAGTCAAAGCGGAACAGTGGTGACTCCCGGATCTCGTCACGAAGCTTCTCGTACAGGCCTTCCGTGTCGATGCCGTACTTGTTGAGCATCACTAGAAGGAATCGGTCTTCCTCCTCGGTGTAAACCTTCTTGTTCGTGGTCGAGACAGTGTAGTTCAGCTTGAGTTGCTGGAGCGGGACCCGGTACATGGCCAGCTTCTTCTTCAGCATCTCGCGTTGCTCTATCACACGCTGCGCACGCTGCTCGCCCTCCTTGATCGCCGCAATGTGCTTTTCCCAATTGGCGATCTCCTTGTGACGCTTCCAGAAGACCTTGGCATACTCCTTGACCTCCTTGGGGTCTTTGCTATCGACCTCAAGAGCGATCGCATCGTAGTCGTGACGTCCGTACTTGGCACTTCCGTTGACGAATTGTTGGAAGTCACGCTTGTTCCAGTCACCGAATCCATCTTCCGCAAGCTGATCCTTCTCGGCGATCTCTTCCTCGGTCAGTGGTTCGGCCTTATCGATGACGCTCTGCTCGAGCTCTTGATCTTGTAGGCGCTGGTCGAGTGTATCCTCGTCGCCATCTGCAAGCGGCGCCTTGATGCCGTTTTCCTTGCGGAAGTAGGCAGTCTCCTTGTCTTGTAGGTCTCCGAGGCGTGGCGAGAAGAATTGGTAGTCATGCATAGCCATCTGCTTGGGTGCTCGTGGTACCTTTGGCTTCGGCTCAGGACGAGGTCCACCAGTCATCAATGCGTTGCGGTAGTACTTGTCCATGGAGTAGGACTGCTCCTTGCGCTCACGCTTCGATGGATTGATCCAGTTCAACCCGATCTCCTTCTTGCGGTTGATGAAGTTCTCACCGTTCCACTCGTAGGTGCCGGCCTCTGAGGTGAACTTTTGGAGATCGTCCAAGCCGAGCTTCTCGTACTTGGTGTTCATCTCCTTCGTCCGCTCCTCGCCCTTGCGCAAAATCTCCTCGAGCTCATCTTCATCACCTTGACCACCCTTACCGAATGCGCCAAAGCCATCCTTGTTTTCGAAGATGGTCTCGGCACCGTGCTGAATCATGCCAAGCAGCTCATCTTTCGATGCGGCTTGCTTGGCCTGTTGCTGGGCACGGCCTTGCTGGATCACGAGCTGATCGAGTCGAAGCTTCTGAGCGGCGCGCTCAAGGACTTTCTCCTCAATAGCGTGCTCGGTGATGAAACGGAAGACCTTGACTTGCTTGGTCTGACCGATACGATGCGCACGATCCATGGCCTGCAGGTCAGCTTGTGGATTCCAGTCGGAGTCGAACAAAACGACAATGTCTGCAGAGGTCAGGTTGATGCCCAGACCACCCGCACGAGTAGTGAGCAGGAAGAGGAACTTCTCCGAGTTCTCTTTGTTGTAGTCGTCGATCGCCGCAATGCGGTCCTCGTGGGCAGTAGATCCATCTATACGACAGTACTGGTATCCTCGAAAGACGGAGTAGTCCTCGAGGATGTCCAGTACACGCGACATCTGCGAAAAGATCAAGACTCGGCTGCCGTCTGCTTTCAGTCGCTTCAGAAGCTTGTCGAGCATGACCATCTTCGCAGCATTGTCGACCAAATGTTCGTCAGTTGTGTAGGGAGGTCCTGGCTCTGCGCCATCGAAAAGGTAAGGATGATTACAGCACTTTCGCAGCTGCATGACGATATTGAGCAGTCGGGTCTTGCTCTCCTTCTTGCCCGCGGCGCCATTGACAGCATCAATGTCCTTTTCCAGGATGTTCTTGTACCACTTGATCTGCATCTCGCTCATGCCAACATACAAGTTGATCTCCTTCTTTGGCAACAAGCTCTTCTCCACGTCGCTCTTGACACGACGAAGCAGGAAAGGTCGGAGAACACGGTGAAGTTGCTGAACAACGGCATCCTGGTCGGCGTCTTGGTTGTTGAACCACTGGTCGAAGGCTTCCGAGTCACCGAAGACGTCAGGAAGGAGGAAGTTGAGCAGTGCCCACAGTTCGTGCAGGTTGTTTTGGAGTGGCGTACCGGTAATGAGAAGTCGATTTCTCGAGTTGAAGACACGGATAATCTGTGCGAGTGATGACTCCTCGTTCTTGATCCTGTGAGCTTCATCGATGATGATGTATTCCCAGGCGAACTTCTTCAAGTGGCTCTTCTCACGCAGGATCATCTCGTACGATGTGATGCACACATCAAACTTCTCGTCGATTAAACGGTCGTTGATGAGCTCGTGTCGTTCCTCCTTTGCACCTTGAAGAACAAGTATGGTAATCTCTGGAATCCACTTCGCGAACTCGCGCTTCCAGTTATCGAGGGTCGACTTTGGCACGACAACCAAGTGTGGGCCAGTGATGTCTTGGACAAAGCGCAGATAACCAAGGAAACTGATCGTCTGCAGCGTCTTGCCCAGACCCATCTCGTCTGCGAGGATACCGGAAATACCATTCTCATGCAAGCTGATCAGCCAGTTGAGGCCTGCAACCTGGTAATCCCTCATCTCGCCGCCTTGGATGTAGCTCGGACTCTCGCGGAAGACGGTGTGCTCGGCTTTGCCTTCCTGCTTCCCTTGACGAAGCAGTTCGGCATCTTCTTCCTTTTCTGTTCGTCGCCTCCTGCCGCCATCTGCGCCGCCTTTCCGCTTGTTGCCCGCCTGAGCAGCCTTCTCGTCCTCTGCATCTTGACGATCAATTTCAGCCATGATGTCGCGGATCTTTGGGTCGGGGTTTGTATCGATGAAATGGCGGAAGAGGTCAGTCAGGCCGAGCAGATATCGGAATCGCTTGATCGAGTCGTCCTCCTTGCTGTCGCCGAGTCGGTCGTGCTTCTTGCCAAACATGCTCTTGCGGAGAGCGTTGCCCTCCCACCGCTTCTTCCGGCCATCTGCAATGTCGCCTGCGACGCTGTTTGCGCCTGTGGGATTGGATTCTGAATCGGTGTAGTCGGGGGTGTCGACCATCATCTGGTCAGGCATACTGCCGTCACCGACACCGGGGGCCGAGTCGCCGTTCATAGTGGTGTTCTACTCGGTGTGGCCTTGGAGTTGTATGTGGACTGCGCCTGGCGCGCCGCGTTGCTGTTCACAGGCCTCCCTCGCAGGGCGAATGGCTGTTGACAATCGCGTTTTAATATTTCTGATCGCGTCTGTATGGGGTGTTGAGAGGATGCCCGATGATGCCTGGCCAATTGTCGATGGTCCAGGACGTGTATGGCGCGTGAAGAAGTGGAAGTTGTCAAGCAGGAGTTGGGTTGTGGGGAGTGAGAGTAGAGAAAGTAGAAGGCCAAAGCTTCGGAGGTCACTAGCGTGCTTTCTCTCGTGCCTGTGCCCAGCGAATGACGTGCGGACCATCTACTCCCACAACGTGACTACTACCATGACCTCTTGTAGCCGACTCGAGTGTAGAGCAATGCACTGGGCGATCACATGCCTATGGAGGGCTTTGCAGCAAACGAAAGGCAGAAAATGATGCTCTCCCTCAGTGACATGCAGCTGACAGACCAGGAATGTCGAGACATGGAAACTTGATGCTCATCAGTCAATGATTGTAGTGGAGAGGTCTTCCTTCTCAGGCTTGGGGCCTCTGCTGCTATCTACACGTCCTAATCATCACATACTCCTTCAAACCGTCCGAAAGGTACATTTTCGAAGTAAAAGCTCAGCTACAACTCCCAACTCCAGCCATCCCTGCCAACACCTCGCTGAAAGACGATTTTCGTAGATAGTACACATTTGCTGTCGATGGTGTTGCTCACAGCAAGATCTCACGATCGTTTCGCATCCCCTCGAGTACAGCCTGGATGCCTCCTTTTTGCAGGCGAGCTAGGACCACGGTCATGCCTTTCTTTGCCTTGGGCTGGCTCTTTTCAGCGCGCTGCAGGGAAATGGTTTCGATCGCAGATCGTATGGCTCCAGAAGTCCAGCTGTTGAACCAACTCTGTTTCACAGGGTCCTCCTCAACGTTGGACATTTCGCCACCGACTGAGGCTGCTGTTGCCTGCTGTCCCCAGCGTTCCCTCCGCTTGCGAATCTGCTCGCCGATCCTGCTCTTGAGTGTGACGCTGACTGCGACATCCGTCCTTTCCTCCTCCTTGGGTAGTGCGACACCTGGAGCGGCGAATAGTTCGTCACCAGCGGCATTTTTGAACGCTGGCCGCTGGTAGGTGTGTCGCTCAATGACTGAAAGGACGTTGTTCCAGTCCAGATTGCGGCTCTCGGTCTGCATCCAACCCTCCTTTACATCCACTACGCTGTTCTCCAGGATGAAGCTCTGCGTGCTACCATCATCATTGGCGCCTACGTCTTTCTTCGGCAGAAGCTTGAGCACACCTGGCGGCAAGCGGCTCTTCTTCAGATGCAGTCGAGTGGTCGTCAATCGTTGAGTCTCGGGATCGTAGTGTCTATCGATGACGTCGGTGGATGCAACATGCCTGCTGTATGGGTTTGGGTATCGCAGAAAGTAGGCCAAGGAGACGGCACCGAAGCCGTAGTCGTAGGAGTAGTTGCTGCTGTAAAATTTGACCATTGCGACGTGCTACCTCGTCTTGTCGGTCAAGCCCATCACCGTGCAATGACGCGTGTGGGGGTTGAGATGGAGTGGTGAGACTGAAGTCTTGATGTATGTCGCACGATGAGGAGAGGCAGCACACGACACTGGCTCGAGTGGTCATGCAACAAGTCAGCGGAGTTGCGGAGAAGCGCAGGGAAGTTGGAAGCGAACAAGAGAAGTCGGGCGCGGAATGGTTCGAACGCCGATGTCCGAGTGGGACGGCGGGCTGCAGTGTTTCGCATTGGTGAACATTTGGTCGAGTCACACGAGACAGCATTGTATGAGCCACAGACGGCAATCTTGGGAAACAAGCATAGAGAGATCAACCTTCCAACAATTCGCTACACTCCTGCAAAACAAAGACGACCGGTAATCGGACAAGATAACGCACATCATGGCGGAAGAAGGCGTGGGAGCACCACCCGAAGTCAAGAATGCCATTGATGTTCGCACAACACTGCCACAGTCGGAACAGCAGATCGATCCCTACAATGTTTCTGGCGGCGTCGACGAACAGGGCAACGCGAAAGCCATCGACTACGATCGCCTCATCCAACAGTTCGGCGTGCAAAAGCTCACCGAAGAACACCTCGAGCGATTCGAGCAAGTCACAGGCAAGAAGCCACACCGATTGATGCGCAGGAAGCTGTTCTTCTCCCACCGAGACTTCGACAAGCTCCTCGACGTCTACGAGAAACATGGCACATTCATGCTCTACACCGGGCGAGGTCCCTCCAGCGGCAGCATGCACTTGGGTCACACCGTGCCCTTCCTCTTCACCAAGCAGATTCAAGAGATGTTTGACGTGCCTCTGGTCATTATGTTGACGGATGATGAAAAGTATCTTTACACACGACAGAAGAACGACGGCAGACAAGAGAAGGGCAAGGCAGTAGAGGACTTCCTGGACTTTGCGCACCAGAACATCAAGGACATAATAGCGTTAGGCTTCGATCCCAAGAAGACCTTCATATACACCGACTACGAGTATGTGGGTGGCCACTTCTACTGGAACGTCTCCGAGTTCGAGTCGTTAGTCACACTGAGTCAAGCTACCGGTGCATTCGGACACAAAGGAGAGACGAACATTGGCATGGTAGCATATGCTGCGAAGCAGTGTGTCGCTGCCTTCCCATCCTCGTATCCCGAGCTGTTCGGCTACGCAAACTACAGTCACATCAACCCAGATCCAAAAGGTTTGAGGCGACACAAGGCTCTTGCAGACATCCCATGTCTCATTCCCTGCGCCATCGACCAGGAACCATACTTCCGAATGGTGCGAGACAGATGTCCTCGcatgacacacccacacccAAAGACTACACTTATCCTCTCCAAGTTCCTGACTGCTCTTCAAGGTCCTGGTGGCAAAATGAGTGCCTCTGATGCGAACTCCGCCATCTTCATGTCCGACACTGCCAACCAGATCAAGAAGAAAATCAACAGTCATGCGTTCTCTGGTGGTCGGGAGACTCTTGAGGAGCATCGCCAATACGGTGGCAATCCAGACATCGACGTGGCCTACACCTACCTCTCCTACTTCCTCGAGGATGACGCAGAGCTCGAAGACCTCGCCACGCGCTATCGCAGCGGCGACCTCCTCACCGGTGACATGAAGAAGCGCTGCATCGAGGAGCTTCAAAAGTTCGTTACATCTTTCCAGGAGAAGAGGAGTCAAGTGACGGACGAAGTCATGCGCGAGTTCATGAAACCACGAAAGCTCGAGTTCAAGGGTAACCCCAACCCAACGCATCCCATGAGCGAAGTCAAGAGCGAAGCCAACGGCCCTGCTGAGAAGGTCGTGCGCGAGGACGGGAAGCTCACGAAGGGTCAGAGAAAGGAGCAGAAGCTAGCTGAGAAGAAGCGAGAGAAGGAAGAGCAGAAATTGGCGGAGAGGCCGAAGGCGGAATCTGCCGAGGCAGCGTGATCGTTGCATACATGGTGGCATTTGAGATTAGCGAGGCGTTGAAAAGGACTGTGGGACGAGTCATGATAGAATGAGTGCCGTAGGGATGAATGACAGGCTGTGCTCACCAGCAATGACTGCACTTGAGAATATCAAGTCGTGAGAAATCATGCTTGTTGAATGTGTGTTCTTCTTTCATACCACGCTACACTACACCGAAATGCTCATACTCTAATCAGAGGAGCAAGAAAAAAACGCTAAACCGCAGCACCAAACCACCACTCCTTCCATCCTTCCCTTTACACGCGCACGCTCTGCAACGACGCCATCTCATGCGGATACATCAGCCCTCTCAACCACACTCCATTCGCAGTCCCAGCTCCTTGCACCTTCGCAGCAAGCTTGTGCGCGGAGAAGCCCTTGTGCGGTAGGAGCTCTTGCAGCCACGAGCTGTTCTTCGTCGTGCACTGGACCGGCGACGCGTCCTTCTCATCGCTAGTCTGCAGCGGGCAGACGAGGGCGAGGATGAGGAGCGTGGTCGATAGTGATGCTGATGTGGATATCGATGCGAAGAGCATGATGCTCGCGATGATCGCGATGCAGGAAGCTGCGTTCGTCCAGGAACCTTCGCCAGTGAGAGCGTGGCTGGGGTGACGCAGCTTGTAGCGGGAATTACGCTCGACGATGGCGACGTCTTGTGTTCGGTCCACAACGAAGTCGTGATTCTTCTCATCAGTGTGGTCAGGACGAAGCTCGTAGCGGTGCACATCTCGTGCATGATCCACAAGATCGCGATCTCCGTTTCTAACATCATGGTGGTCGTTGACGCCGTGCGAGGAAGAGCGCTCGTCCACCCTACCATGGTGATCCCGGTAGCGGACGTGGTCACTCAGACGCTCTTGGTGCGCTGGGCTGGCGACCGAGGTATTGTCGATAGCTGCGGACTTCTTCGAGGTGGTGGCCGGACCTGCTTGTGCTTGGGCGACGTTCGTCATTTCGACGTTGTGGTGTTGATCCGTCGCGCTGTCGAAATTGTACATGCTTGGGTCGAGCGTGTGGGTGTGGATCGGCTTCAGAGCGATGGTCATGGAAGGTGACACTTCCGTCTCTTGCAGCCGCAGGTACGCACCGCCGTTGGCTGGGGAGGTTGGGTTGTTCTTGAATTTGTAGCCGGATTCGCTCTCGATTCCGGCGTTGGCGGCGTTGGCAACGAGCCTGCTCTGCCGAGTCGCAAGTCCGTTGCGTTCGGTGAAGCGTTGCAGATTCGCTGTTACCCGCTTGCGAGCCATGTACAGGTCTGACGACGCATTCGCATTCGACGACAGGCCTTCGCCCAGCGATAAGGCTGCTGGGGTCTGTTGGATGTCGGTTGTCAGGCTGGCTGCCCTACGTCCGGCAGGTGATTCGACCTGCTGTGGCCTTCCTTCTGAGCCTGCAGATCTCTTAGATCTGTCCGATACTGACACGGAGGTAGATGTCAGAGTCGGCTCGATGGCATTACTTGTCGTACCAAAGCCGCTTCTAGCAAGAGGTGCTCCTTGAGACTTCTGGATTTGAGACTGCTTCAGGTTGAAGGTCGCACGTGGGTTCGCATTCGCCAAGTTGTCATCGATGTTGGCAGGCGTCTCTCGTCTCACATGGCGCTCCTCAAAGTACTGTGGCTCTGTGCGAGCAATCGTACGACCGGTAGCAGCTTCTCGTAAGTTGTTCTCGAGATAGGCAGCGCCGTCAAAGATGCCGGACAACGGTCTTGACCGCCTATTCATGGCACTGTCGGCCACGGCCAGTGAGGCTCTCTCGAGCGAGATGGAATCTAGCGCAGGTGTGCGGCGACTTGTCCTGTTCGCAAATGCCTTCACAGCCTTAGCAGTCCCGATTAGCCTCAATACCGTCTGCGGTAACGTCGGAGGTCGTCTCGTCTGCTGTACTCCGACTGTATTGTCGTCCAGAGAAGATGGACCTTGGCATTCGGAATTGTGCACATGGGCCGTGTGCGTAGGAACATGCTGCTCGGATTGGCCAGTGCGTAGATGTTCCCATAATATCTCATCGCCTTGTGGTGCATCTTCATTCTGCAAGAATTGCTGGTTCTTCAGGAGGTTGCCTTGTCGTGCGTAGCCTCCCGCCGAAGACCACGCATCTGAAGATGCAGACGAGCTGTTCAGTAGCTCAGGCGATTCACTACCACCTATACTACCACCGTTGTCGCTACGGCCGCCGTTGTGTAGTCGATCTTCTGACGTAGGGCGCTGTACTGTGCCGTCGCGAGTGAAACCTCCTGTCGCAGGTAGCGATGGGAAGAGGAGAGCGGAGTCGTCGTGATTCCAGTCTGTCTGAAGAGGGGAGACATCCGGTGTAAACAGATCAGATCCGTACTTTTAAGAGTTAGCTTGACTTCTCGAAAGCCGTCATATCCGGCTGTCTGACACGCAGCGTACACTGCACAGCCACCGGAAGACTTTACTAACCTGTTGCTGGTCAAAGTTGACGAACTCGTCTATGTTCACTTCAGCCATAGGGTCCTCGAACATATTGAAGTCCTCCCATGGTCCAAATGTGGTTGGGTCGAAGTTGAAGTCATCTGCGGAGGCGAAGTTGTCGAACAAAGCCTGTTGTTGTGCTACAGGTGGTGGTGCAGCCGACTTTGCGCCCTTCGAAACGGACTTCGTTACCTTGGATTCGGACTTGGAGCTGGGGACGGTCTCCATCTCAGCCTGGTTATGGGGGCACTTGCGCTTACGCTTGGCGCACTTATCGCAAGCCTTGACGATGCGTCGCT from Fulvia fulva chromosome 10, complete sequence harbors:
- a CDS encoding ISWI chromatin-remodeling complex ATPase ISW2; its protein translation is MNGDSAPGVGDGSMPDQMMVDTPDYTDSESNPTGANSVAGDIADGRKKRWEGNALRKSMFGKKHDRLGDSKEDDSIKRFRYLLGLTDLFRHFIDTNPDPKIRDIMAEIDRQDAEDEKAAQAGNKRKGGADGGRRRRTEKEEDAELLRQGKQEGKAEHTVFRESPSYIQGGEMRDYQVAGLNWLISLHENGISGILADEMGLGKTLQTISFLGYLRFVQDITGPHLVVVPKSTLDNWKREFAKWIPEITILVLQGAKEERHELINDRLIDEKFDVCITSYEMILREKSHLKKFAWEYIIIDEAHRIKNEESSLAQIIRVFNSRNRLLITGTPLQNNLHELWALLNFLLPDVFGDSEAFDQWFNNQDADQDAVVQQLHRVLRPFLLRRVKSDVEKSLLPKKEINLYVGMSEMQIKWYKNILEKDIDAVNGAAGKKESKTRLLNIVMQLRKCCNHPYLFDGAEPGPPYTTDEHLVDNAAKMVMLDKLLKRLKADGSRVLIFSQMSRVLDILEDYSVFRGYQYCRIDGSTAHEDRIAAIDDYNKENSEKFLFLLTTRAGGLGINLTSADIVVLFDSDWNPQADLQAMDRAHRIGQTKQVKVFRFITEHAIEEKVLERAAQKLRLDQLVIQQGRAQQQAKQAASKDELLGMIQHGAETIFENKDGFGAFGKGGQGDEDELEEILRKGEERTKEMNTKYEKLGLDDLQKFTSEAGTYEWNGENFINRKKEIGLNWINPSKRERKEQSYSMDKYYRNALMTGGPRPEPKPKVPRAPKQMAMHDYQFFSPRLGDLQDKETAYFRKENGIKAPLADGDEDTLDQRLQDQELEQSVIDKAEPLTEEEIAEKDQLAEDGFGDWNKRDFQQFVNGSAKYGRHDYDAIALEVDSKDPKEVKEYAKVFWKRHKEIANWEKHIAAIKEGEQRAQRVIEQREMLKKKLAMYRVPLQQLKLNYTVSTTNKKVYTEEEDRFLLVMLNKYGIDTEGLYEKLRDEIRESPLFRFDWFFLSRTPQELGRRCQTLITTVTREMEGGKENKRAAEEDEDEEDAPAPKKGKTARTSLGLGSAKNKAVNGAKGTPNGTSRAASVDTTASGGASKAKGRAPRKK
- a CDS encoding Tryptophan--tRNA ligase, cytoplasmic; protein product: MAEEGVGAPPEVKNAIDVRTTLPQSEQQIDPYNVSGGVDEQGNAKAIDYDRLIQQFGVQKLTEEHLERFEQVTGKKPHRLMRRKLFFSHRDFDKLLDVYEKHGTFMLYTGRGPSSGSMHLGHTVPFLFTKQIQEMFDVPLVIMLTDDEKYLYTRQKNDGRQEKGKAVEDFLDFAHQNIKDIIALGFDPKKTFIYTDYEYVGGHFYWNVSEFESLVTLSQATGAFGHKGETNIGMVAYAAKQCVAAFPSSYPELFGYANYSHINPDPKGLRRHKALADIPCLIPCAIDQEPYFRMVRDRCPRMTHPHPKTTLILSKFLTALQGPGGKMSASDANSAIFMSDTANQIKKKINSHAFSGGRETLEEHRQYGGNPDIDVAYTYLSYFLEDDAELEDLATRYRSGDLLTGDMKKRCIEELQKFVTSFQEKRSQVTDEVMREFMKPRKLEFKGNPNPTHPMSEVKSEANGPAEKVVREDGKLTKGQRKEQKLAEKKREKEEQKLAERPKAESAEAA